A region of Plasmodium falciparum 3D7 genome assembly, chromosome: 12 DNA encodes the following proteins:
- a CDS encoding WD repeat-containing protein, putative — protein MYIEKLNLNSENEKITSLDFQAHGDMNRLAISSLHQIKIYHIPLKDKCLRNNKINIELLFVSNDHKLVYINTIRWSFNGLFLASCDSGGTLVCYELDLNKKKIMDEIKKNNENNENNENNNNNNNNNNNNNNNNNNNNNNNNNNNNNNNVNMISTYSSIGNKEEWKMTKCVKIPENGEIFDLSWSRDNEHVVCGISKGVVYIFNLRRSIIVHKLFVNGTTENIKGVCFHPSNNLIIAQSSDNITCLWKKINISGDSKNYCGNFYEKNIKTNINEDFIINGMNNMNNNMSHYTYDKKRSIQHNDFVTSTQPLTREYFHYIYEENMNKKYKNIDTPTIRHIYFDTFGKYASITHIPNNGRNCGILLKIKNNEKINRNRIFLDGHGSCIRLAKIGQKVFIDVQKKKLYSLYCQCSDNGVISFWKIFLKRLKRKSSSYMKDINNMNSVNTVNFKNSANTVNFKNSANTMNIKNSANTMNIKNSVICLNEDKKNFNKYSVEKKKSILKRKKKMNKYARCFLIIQNLLEEQTCAVDLSWSEKYDQLVIGASNGSVYIIQLDVFKLRLKPFYYNIKIDISNIGPDYDMIEKEIEFKVVKPKQIKDNYQHVDKKVKNRITPKIKYLYDEYGNIIEHNNSNNNNNNNNNNNNNNKYNIKHNNNNNNKTPDVIHILNCSVYSFCKQLTATDSLSKLLDERKQYSYKSNYKNRCNFYDNPWCHIKFSSIVNILLYIFMKVIKRFIKSFVILIYSDVYTVFHKTLPILTSTDIISQGNSNNVCRVHKYEVSHKYEVSHKYEVSHKDEVSHKYEVSHKDEVSHKYEVSHKYEVSHKYEVSHKYEASHKDEASHKDEASHKDEVSHKYEASHKDEASRNDSPNDSRDSHNRNNDNNDNNNNNNKNNNNNNNNNNNNNNNNNNNNNKNNSNTGGGGNNNNNNNNNNNNNNNNNNNNNNNNNNNNNNNNDDDKKKKKKNAIFKGEKRNSLSNDNSLDDDPNTEKKTKSVKSKKISKPIISNVTNIINSNMNKSTINSNNFSSNNNNDNNNNNNNNNNNCSNSKIFKDAKTNKNSKKKTETNNELYTLKNRNDMSNDEMLTGDSIKNVVQASIENKKIPSNNNTPGNNNNLGNNNNLGNTNNLGNINNLGNTNNLGNNNNLSNNNNLGNNNNLGNNNNLGNNNNMNNLNNDLKDDDYYFESFTNYLREYDTLDSTNNQVNLRILDIIRNNYNKENNKDMYESTIPIVTQPFCNYDDINKKNNHGFALFNIEKTFNVTKVVDLSKDKGGEKKKVNKKTDSSEKRDKPKDTNYKKRDSKSKDSVDKKKGESKQKDNNEKKRDSKGSPTNDKKRDNKTNGIHDKRKDTKRDMKNVNKEMDIEQNKEMDIEQNKEMDIEQNKEMDIEQNKEMDNERNKEMDNEQNKDMDNERNKEMDNEQNKDMDNERNKEMDNEQINEEIKSPSKNKCTFENINDPNDLTKTLNKTSIIDSNSSVRKDKNKSININSNTYCNVECGMESNVYSNAESVVHSNIESITYSNAESNVQSDVDKGTSTKNEKKEEKNKKKITTTTTKKKNNNDDNSDMEWENFNPQFTIFNTFEPNEDMFLSKEKHDTSNDGEKTGSNNMQKKQSKRKSLDNTNDNKKHNNKNNINNNKKKNDAFFLSNEIHNNKNKNKNMNHTSILQSNDENNDMLNKNDHIDLLHMESQTYDNMRSSDKKYGDKNVYMKKKETDEFEQEEEHVGDKNYRGSKYNRANEKYGDDKKLKNDEQHVDAHYMPYEHNVENNKMKNQKKRMFSNEENMNRFVKQEDGYSKKWKHDSVNTYSYDKGEHYDINYSRKEVLGNQCIENNDDFMENFKESRNVYNIEPNKNDDTYERRSMVRQRYMENEKAQVHDIYKKYYEQEENNEEEHDLNQYDHPYNMKKRKYVSNFYKNDEVMLHDNIIQQDNMYNDTLQNNKNYIMQSRSNYNVEMFNKNNRLEDCEEMRDIKKHKKNDMKKNKNNKNNKNNNNNNNKEKDDNYNIKNTNEKMIKNEKDNCNNIENVHYKKIMDKIFILDNRYENCRICCLHENALIKKKKKEKGKISQNNHIYNEYNILWQDELLGRMINYIFDNYYIYIITNNNTCHTSLLSIYNLESKLLLDNFVIPLENVCGINIIKTFYLDNSNMYIFFYIYNINGLYYIYQFYNYSIITLLYSFSISELNTSVECINMSIIEKLENNISIGKKQKLYLRNYKNQFLVPKKTQIKTKLENDKIGSNIKKNNHISFIDDKKKKKKKKNDVIKNKPNIKEIKKLIKYITFYNNQNENHILLNNMNANSFNDYNNLGLNQITLLNKKKKKKNTNGNNNNSNNNKCSRRKRYNIKKDINKKNIFNDNNYSPSNSLLKTKMKKKIYNKKYTQLKSHSPLFGTKNYINITNSLRPSCCNDKNQFHILRRMPISKSGDDVNLINNEKRNKKMKTKNVALGKKSYINEFFNKNIHGYDLIYDFIYRKKSFFYSYMCIYIFLKNGHIYLIRRNLMTKDKDERFIEFNEHISQNNGITLISRLDNIYYDKSLYCDIDLRHGKDDTEEDYLGNNICGNNICGNNICGNNICGNNICGDNTCDDNIYQQYHSDIEEHTYSYDDPHDDKHNERRRTLRWRGYKDAKLNSPFVDDLFYEKQKLNKECNQLIFSRHLDKQHYLYRQNIHLFDNLQEIQKRGMRNVFTYGNFFNIYNFDLKKLLLSERKIKKTKNKKEDYFQDYLQDYLQREHTDELNKDNKNSLELLEGNEHNMNYKINKENVDSVQIIDDTEHFNNVEEKEKEKNKGSYFMKNYNVSKKLNNETLKEDDNIYNIHLEDHNKIEDIYNQISYNEYEPNNLKPSRIRPKLIRTNSLPATLSSSFLTGTQSNSLINQNDHKDFFSSSYSSSNDITSDILTAPSCNLESDEESDEESEEFHDITSSNFLSDTSVDMSQDISPDMPHPIPPRVCKNSTLGIQVKKEKNKSEERDGRKGKRKGKKKESLSNNKKNNNSKEQIKKKGYNNKMKNKSLKDKPYVDDDNVPRPFTVFNKFVYKNFPDIYNCLQTWNKQDTDIKTNKLSKENVYVKTIKYLELQMKYSIYIMNKKAFLNYLYIYFKFLVEYLDISRIHQTFLYFIHTTLNHCQKYFSNFDIYFQNIQSPYWSDTNSLLTMNVHFFFIVLFAYYNFLVPLYILLCRKETKKIYYSFLKFIKEMQNAIFYIQKIFHNHFHELCL, from the coding sequence atgtatattgaGAAGTTAAATTTGAACTCTGAAAATGAGAAGATCACGAGCTTAGATTTCCAGGCTCATGGCGATATGAATAGATTAGCTATTTCTAGCTTAcaccaaataaaaatatatcatattccTTTAAAGGATAAATGTTTaaggaataataaaataaacattgAATTGTTATTTGTAAGTAATGATCATAAActtgtttatattaatacGATACGTTGGAGTTTCAATGGTCTCTTTTTGGCTAGCTGCGATAGTGGAGGTACATTAGTATGTTATGAGTTGGatttgaataaaaaaaaaattatggatgaaataaaaaaaaataatgaaaataatgaaaataatgaaaataataataacaataataataacaacaataataataataacaacaataataataataacaacaataataataataataataataataataatgttaatatgATTAGTACCTATTCATCCATAggaaataaagaagaatggAAAATGACAAAATGTGTAAAGATACCAGAAAATGGAGAAATCTTTGATTTGTCATGGTCTAGAGATAATGAACATGTTGTGTGTGGTATATCGAAAGgtgttgtttatatatttaatttgagAAGATCCATTATTGTACACAAATTATTTGTTAATGGTACTACCGAAAATATTAAAGGTGTATGCTTTCATCCTAGTAATAATTTAATCATAGCACAGAGTAGTGATAATATTACATGtttatggaaaaaaattaatatatctgGAGATAGCAAAAATTATTGTGGTAATTTTtatgagaaaaatataaaaacgaATATAAATGAggattttataataaatggaatgaataatatgaataataatatgtctCATTATACATATGACAAAAAAAGAAGTATACAACATAATGATTTTGTAACTTCTACACAACCATTAACAAGagaatattttcattatatatatgaagaaaatatgaataaaaaatataaaaatatagatactCCTACTATTCGTCATATTTACTTTGATACATTTGGTAAATATGCTAGCATCACTCATATTCCTAATAATGGGCGAAATTGTGGAatcttattaaaaattaaaaataacgaaaaaattaatagaaATAGAATATTTCTGGATGGACATGGAAGTTGTATACGACTAGCCAAAATAGGACAGAAGGTATTTATCGatgttcaaaaaaaaaaattatacagtTTGTATTGTCAATGTAGTGATAACGGGGTTATATCGTTCTGGAAAATCTTTCTGAAGAGATTGAAGAGAAAATCGTCATCTTATATGaaagatattaataatatgaacagtGTAAACACCGTGAATTTTAAGAACAGTGCAAACACCGTGAATTTTAAGAACAGTGCAAACACCATGAATATTAAGAACAGTGCAAACACCATGAATATTAAGAACAGTGTGATTTGTTTAAATGAggacaaaaaaaattttaataaatattcagtggaaaaaaaaaaatcgatattaaaaagaaaaaagaaaatgaataaatatgcacgttgttttttaattattcagAATCTTTTAGAAGAGCAGACATGTGCTGTGGATTTAAGTTGGTCAGAAAAATATGATCAATTAGTTATTGGAGCATCTAATGGatctgtatatataatacaattagACGTTTTTAAATTACGATTAAaaccattttattataatattaaaatagatataagtaatataggtccgGATTATGATATGATCgaaaaagaaatagaatTCAAGGTTGTAAAAccaaaacaaataaaagataattaTCAGCATGTAGATAAAAAAGTTAAGAATAGAATAACACccaaaattaaatatttatatgatgaatATGGTAATATAATTGAACATAACAACagcaacaacaacaacaacaacaacaataataataataataataataaatataatattaaacataataataataataataataaaacaccAGATGTTATCCACATTTTAAATTGTTCTGTTTATTCATTTTGTAAACAATTAACAGCAACAGATTCTCTCTCCAAATTATTAGATGAGAGAAAACAATATTCATACAAAAGTAATTATAAGAACAGATGTAACTTTTATGATAACCCATGGtgtcatataaaattttcatctattgtaaatatattactctatatatttatgaaagtTATAAAAAGATTTATAAAATCTTTTGTAATTCTTATTTATTCTGATGTATATACAGTGTTCCATAAGACTTTACCCATATTAACTTCTACGGACATTATTTCTCAGGGTAATAGTAATAACGTATGTCGTGTTCATAAGTACGAGGTATCTCATAAGTACGAGGTATCTCATAAGTACGAGGTATCTCATAAGGACGAGGTATCTCATAAGTACGAGGTATCTCATAAGGACGAGGTATCTCATAAGTACGAGGTATCTCATAAGTACGAGGTATCTCATAAGTACGAGGTATCTCATAAGTACGAGGCATCTCATAAGGACGAGGCATCTCATAAGGACGAGGCATCTCATAAGGACGAGGTATCTCATAAGTACGAGGCATCTCATAAGGACGAGGCATCTCGTAACGACTCCCCAAACGATTCTAGGGATTCACACAATagaaataatgataataatgataataataataataataataaaaacaacaacaacaataataataataataataataataataataataataataataataataataaaaataatagtaacaCCGGTGGAGGTGggaacaacaacaataataacaataataataataataataataataataataataacaataataataacaataataataataataataataacaataatgatgatgataaaaaaaaaaaaaagaaaaatgctATATTTAAAggggaaaaaagaaatagcCTTAGTAACGATAATAGTTTAGATGATGACCCTAacacagaaaaaaaaacaaaatcggtgaaaagtaaaaaaataagtaaaCCGATCATTTCAAATGTTacgaatataataaatagtaATATGAACAAAAGTACCATAAACAGTAACAACTTCAGCagcaacaataataatgataataataataataataataataataataataattgtagtaatagtaaaatttttaaggatgcaaaaacaaataaaaactcgaagaaaaaaacagaaaCAAATAATGAATTGTATACTTTAAAAAATAGGAACGACATGTCAAATGATGAAATGCTTACAGGGGAtagtataaaaaatgttgtGCAAGCAAGTAttgaaaacaaaaaaattccTAGTAATAATAACACTCCAGGTAACAACAATAATTTGGGTAACAACAATAATTTGGGTAACACCAATAATTTGGGTAACATCAATAATTTGGGAAACACCAATAATTTGGGTAACAACAATAATTTGAGTAACAACAATAATTTGGGTAACAACAATAATTTGGGTAACAACAATAATTTGggtaacaacaataatatgaataaccTCAATAATGATCTTAAAgatgatgattattattttgagaGTTTTACAAATTATTTAAGGGAATATGATACGTTAGATTCAACCAATAATCAAGTTAATTTAAGAATTCTAGAcataataagaaataattataataaggaaaataataaagatatgtATGAATCTACCATTCCAATAGTTACACAACCCTTTtgtaattatgatgatattaataaaaagaataatcaTGGATTTGCCTTATTTAATATTGAGAAGACATTCAATGTAACTAAAGTTGTTGATTTGAGTAAAGATAAAGGtggagagaaaaaaaaagtaaataaaaagacAGATTCAAGTGAAAAAAGGGATAAACCAAAGGATACCAATTACAAAAAAAGGGATAGTAAATCAAAGGATTCAgtagacaaaaaaaaaggtgaGAGTAaacaaaaagataataatgaaaaaaaaagagatagTAAAGGCAGTCCTacaaatgataaaaagaGGGATAATAAAACTAATGGAATCCACGATAAAAGGAAGGATACAAAAAGGGAtatgaaaaatgtaaataaagaaatggaCATCGAACAGAATAAAGAAATGGACATCGAACAGAATAAAGAAATGGACATCGAACAGAATAAAGAAATGGACATCGAACAGAATAAAGAAATGGACAATGAACGGAATAAAGAAATGGACAATGAACAGAATAAAGACATGGACAATGAACGGAATAAAGAAATGGACAATGAACAGAATAAAGACATGGACAATGAACGGAATAAAGAAATGGACAACGAACAAAttaatgaagaaataaaaagtccatccaaaaataaatgtacttttgaaaatataaatgatccTAACGATTTAACAAAAACTTTAAATAAAACATCTATTATAGATTCTAATTCTTCTGTaagaaaagataaaaataaatccataaatataaattctaATACGTATTGTAATGTCGAGTGTGGTATGGAATCTAATGTATATTCAAATGCAGAATCTGTCGTACATTCTAATATAGAATCTATTACGTATTCTAATGCAGAATCTAATGTACAGTCAGATGTGGATAAAGGAACATctacaaaaaatgaaaaaaaggaagagaaaaataaaaagaaaatcacaacaacaacaacaaaaaaaaaaaataataatgatgataattcaGATATGGAATGGGAAAATTTCAATCCACAATTTACAATATTCAATACTTTTGAACCTAATGAAGATATGTTTCTTTCTAAAGAAAAACATGATACTTCAAATGATGGAGAAAAAACGGGTTCTAATAATATGCAAAAAAAACAATCCAAAAGAAAAAGTCtagataatacaaatgataataagaaacataataataaaaataacattaataataataagaaaaagaatgatgctttttttttatcaaatgaaattcataataataaaaacaaaaataaaaatatgaatcatACATCCATTTTACAGTcgaatgatgaaaataacgACATgcttaataaaaatgatcatATAGATTTGTTACATATGGAAAGTCAAACATATGATAACATGCGTTCCTCTGACAAGAAATATGGAGACAAAAACGtttatatgaagaaaaaggaaaCTGATGAATTTGAGCAGGAAGAAGAACATGTCggtgataaaaattatagagGTAGTAAATACAATAGagcaaatgaaaaatatggagatgataaaaaattaaaaaatgatgaacaaCATGTTGATGCTCATTATATGCCTTATGAGCATAACGttgaaaataacaaaatgaaaaatcaaaagaaaagaatGTTTTCCAACgaagaaaatatgaatagATTCGTAAAACAAGAAGACGGATATTCTAAAAAATGGAAACATGATTCTGTGAATACATATTCTTATGATAAAGGAGAAcattatgatataaattaCAGCAGAAAGGAAGTGCTTGGAAATCAATgtatagaaaataatgatgactTTATGGAGAATTTTAAAGAATCAAgaaatgtttataatatagaaccaaacaaaaatgatgatacatATGAAAGGAGAAGTATGGTTAGACAAAGATATATGGAGAATGAAAAGGCACAGGtacatgatatatataaaaaatattatgaacaagaagaaaataatgaagaggAACATGATTTGAATCAATATGATCATccatataatatgaaaaaaagaaaatatgtttcaaatttttataaaaatgatgaggTTATGTtacatgataatataatacaacaggataatatgtataatgatactttacaaaataataagaattatataatgcaAAGTCGTTCTAATTATAATGTTGAAatgtttaataaaaataataggtTAGAGGATTGTGAAGAAATGCGTGATATAAAGAAACATAAGAAGAAtgacatgaaaaaaaataaaaataataaaaataataaaaataataataataataataataaagaaaaagatgataattataatataaaaaatacgaatgaaaagatgataaaaaatgaaaaagataattgtaataatatagaaaatgtacattataaaaaaattatggataaaatattcattttagaCAATAGATATGAAAATTGTCGTATATGTTGTTTACATGAAAATgctttaataaaaaaaaaaaaaaaagaaaaaggaaaaatatccCAAAAtaaccatatatataatgagtataatatattatggcAAGATGAGTTATTAGGACGAATGATTAATTATATCTTtgacaattattatatatatataataacaaataataatacatgtcATACATCATtattaagtatatataatttagagagcaaattattattagataATTTTGTGATACCTTTAGAAAATGTGTGtggaataaatataataaaaacattttatctagataatagtaatatgtatatatttttttatatatataatataaatggtttatattatatatatcaattttataattatagtattataacattattatattcttttagtATATCGGAATTAAATACAAGTGttgaatgtataaatatgagTATTATTGAAAagttagaaaataatatatctatagGAAAGAagcaaaaattatatttaagaaaTTATAAGAATCAATTTTTAGTTccaaaaaaaacacaaataAAAACCAAATTAGAAAACGATAAAATTGGAagtaatataaagaaaaacaatCATATTAGTTTTATAgatgataagaaaaaaaaaaaaaaaaaaaaaaatgatgtaataaaaaataaaccaaatattaaagaaattaaaaaattaataaaatatataacattttataataatcaaaatgaaaatcatatattattgaataatatgaatgcaaattcatttaatgattataataacttGGGATTAAATCAAATTAcacttttaaataaaaaaaaaaaaaaaaaaaatacaaatggtaataataataacagtaataataataagtgtAGTCGTCGCAAACGTTATAAcattaaaaaagatataaataaaaaaaatatatttaatgataataattatagtcCTTCCAATTCATTATTAAAAactaaaatgaaaaagaaaatatataataaaaaatatacacaattAAAATCCCACTCACCTTTATTTGGTActaagaattatataaatataacaaattctTTAAGACCATCATGTTGTAATGATAAGAAtcaatttcatatattaagaCGTATGCCAATATCAAAAAGTGGTGATGATGTAAATTTgattaataatgaaaaacgaaacaaaaaaatgaaaacaaaaaatgtaGCATTAGGAAAAAAGagttatataaatgaattttttaataaaaatatacatggatatgatttaatatatgattttatatataggaaaaaatcctttttttatagttacatgtgtatatatatttttttaaaaaatggacATATATACTTAATAAGAAGAAATCTAATGACAAAAGATAAGGATGAACGTTTTATTGAAtttaatgaacatatatCTCAGAATAATGGTATAACCCTTATATCACGTCtggataatatttattatgacaAGTCTTTATATTGCGATATTGATTTGCGACATGGAAAAGACGACACCGAAGAAGATTACCttggtaataatatatgtggtaataatatatgtggtaataatatatgtggtaataatatatgtggtaataatatatgtggtGATAATAcatgtgatgataatatttatcaGCAATACCATTCCGATATAGAAGAACATACATATTCATATGATGATCCTCATGATGATAAACATAATGAGAGACGAAGGACGTTAAGGTGGAGAGGTTACAAAGATGCAAAATTAAATTCTCCTTTTGTGgatgatttattttatgagaAACAAAAGTTGAATAAAGAATGTAATCAGTTGATATTTAGCAGACATTTAGATAAGcaacattatttatatcgtcaaaatattcatttatttgacAATTTAcaagaaatacaaaaaagaGGGATGAGAAATGTTTTTACTTATGGAAacttttttaacatatataatttcgatttgaaaaaattattattatctgaaagaaaaataaaaaaaactaaaaataagaaagaaGATTATTTTCAAGATTATCTTCAAGATTATCTTCAACGTGAACATACAGATGAATTAAACAAAGATAACAAGAATAGCCTTGAACTACTAGAAGGTAATGAACATAACATGaactataaaataaataaagaaaacgTAGATAGTGTACAAATTATCGATGATACAgaacattttaataatgtcgaagaaaaggaaaaagaaaaaaataaaggttCCTATTTTATGAAGAATTATAATgtttcaaaaaaattaaataatgaaacaCTTAAggaagatgataatatatataatatacatttagaagatcataataaaatagaagatatatataatcagatttcatataatgaatatgaaCCAAATAATCTAAAACCATCACGCATACGTCCTAAATTAATAAGAACAAATTCGTTACCAGCAACATTGTCTTCATCCTTTTTAACAGGAACACAATCCAACTctttaataaatcaaaatgaTCACAAGGATTTTTTTAGTTCATCATATTCATCATCAAACGATATTACATCTGATATATTAACAGCACCATCTTGTAATTTGGAATCTGATGAGGAATCTGATGAGGAATCTGAAGAGTTCCATGATATAACATCATCGAATTTTTTATCTGACACATCTGTTGATATGTCACAAGATATATCCCCTGACATGCCACATCCTATTCCTCCTCGCGTTTGTAAGAACTCTACCTTAGGAATCCAAGtgaagaaggaaaaaaacaaaagtgAAGAAAGAGATGGTAGAAAAGGAAAGAGAAAGGGAAAGAAAAAGGAGAgtttatcaaataataaaaaaaataataatagtaaagaacaaattaaaaagaagggatataataataaaatgaagaatAAGTCTTTAAAAGATAAGCCATAtgttgatgatgataatgttCCACGTCCTTTTACagtatttaataaatttgtatataaaaatttccCAGATATTTATAATTGCTTACAAACCTGGAATAAACAAGATAcagatataaaaacaaataaattatctAAAGAAAATGTTTAtgtaaaaacaataaaatatttagaactacaaatgaaatatagtatatatataatgaataaaaaagcatttttaaattatttatatatttattttaaattcttAGTAGAATATTTAGATATATCAAGAATTCATCAAACcttcttatattttattcatacaaCATTAAATCATTGCCAAAAATATTTCTCAAACtttgatatttattttcaaaatattcaATCACCTTATTGGAGTGATACAAATTCATTATTAACTATGAATGTGCATTTCTTCTTTATAGTCTTATTTgcttattataattttcttgtACCCTTATATATACTCTTATGTAGAAAAGAAACCAAAAAAATCTATTactcatttttaaaatttataaaggAAATGCAAAAtgccattttttatattcaaaaaatattccACAATCATTTCCACGAgttatgtttataa